GAACAAACACCCTGATACGCTCACCCTGCGCAAGAGGAGAGGCGACAACGACTGCCGCAAGCAGCAATGCAATTTGGGCCAATTTGCCGTTTGATTCCTTCTCGCGCGATCCGTTACGCATTCCACCCCCCCCCCTTTCATGACGCCGCATGACTTCGAAAAGCTACACCCCCACTCGATACAATCAGTCTAACTTTGCCTCCAGTATTATTACAATGAAGCTCGTCACACTCACGGTGTCCACGCGATCTCCTCTCCTTTGCGCAGGCTGTAGGGCTTGCCGGCCGCGACTTCATTCTGCAACAACTCCGGATACGGCAGATTGCGAAGGCTCGTCCACGTATCGGATTGACTGAAAAGAGACACGCCGTCGGCTCCGGCGTGACATAAATCCGATACGTTAGTTGCGCCTGCCCCCTACTTCGCGGAAGACTGCCGCTTACTCGTCCGGATACATCTCGGGGCGCAGGCCGATGTTGACGATGCTGCACGCGTTGACGACGTTGATGCCTTTCGCACGGGCGAGGTCCATTACTTCGGCGTCTTCGGAACCGGGATTGAAGAAGAGTTCGCCGGGATGTTTCGCGGCGATGGCGTCGAGCAGACCTTTGCCGACCGTAGGCGGTACGTACATCGATACGCGGTCGATGGGTTCGGGCACGTCGTCAATGCGCGCGAAGCACTTCAATCCTTCCACCTCGTCTGCCTTCGCGTTGACGGGATACACCGTCCACCCGCCGTCGCGAAACGCGCGCACAGCCTTGTTCCCATATTTCTTGCGGTCGGTCGATGCGCCGATGATGGCTATGGATTTGGGCATGGGCGAGTACTCCTTATTGACGTTTCGTGGTATCCGAGTTACGGCACGGGGGGGGGTTGGATTTTAGATTTTGGATTTTGGATTGAATACGAAAGAGCATATACCTCACTTAGGAATGCAACTCTTGCCATCAAGCTTGTTATCACTTTTCTATAGCGAAATCGTCCTGCACGGAACCGTCATTTCGAAATGCGCGGAGACGCAACCGCTTCGCGTCGACGTCGATGACGTTACAGAACGCGCCGCCGCCCACATACGCCTCGCACCAATCGGGCTTCGCATGCGCGGGTCCGCTGGGGATCGATACCGAGGTCACGTAGACCGTACCTTCCGCGGGTGACGCCACGCGCTTGCCCGCGCGCATGGGATAGCTGCGCATGTGTTCGTGCACGTGCCCAGACAGCACAAGATCGACGTGGAACTCGTCGAACAGGCTGCCCCACGCCTTCTCCAACAACGGATACGTCTCGTCATTCGAGTAGAGCGGGAAATGAAAGATGGCGATCTTCCACACGGCGTCGCTCTTCGACAAGACGTCGCGCAGCCATTCCGCCTGCGGCTTCGTCTCGCTCATCACGTCGAGGACAAAGAACTGCGCGTTGCCGTAGCGGAAGGTGTATGCGGCTTCGGGCTTGATCCCCTTGGGTCCGTTTTCGGGCAATCCGAAAATGTCGAGATACATGCCCGCGCCGAGGCCGAGCTGCGCGTCGTGGTTTCCGATGGCGGGCATCACGGGCCGCGTGCGAAACACCGGCTCGCCATATACAAGCGTTTGATCCCAGTCTTCGCGTTCGAGTCCCGTGCCGACCAGGTCGCCGGAGATTACGCAGAAGTCCACGTCGGGATTCCGGTCGAGCGTGTTTTTCATGAGCACGCCCCAATCCTCGTGGCTGTGCGTGTCGCTGCAATGCATGAAGGTGAACGGCTTCGGGTCTTGCGGGGCCGTTGTAAACTCGGCGGGCTTGCTCCACGTATTGTGCGTTGGGCTCCCCACGATGTACTCGTAAGTCGTATCCGGCGCGAGGCCGCGCACGACCGCCGTGAACCAATGGCACACGCGATCGTTGGCCAGCATGCGGTCGTCCATCGTAAGGCTGGCCGCTTTGGTCTCCGTGTAATCCGCGTTCGAGCCCTTTACGCGGACCTTTGCCACGCCGTCGGTCACGGCGGTATTGGTGCGCCATTGGATGTTCTGCGTGGTGCGCGGATCGTCGCTCCACGTGAGATAGACCGGCGCCGGCGTGTCAGACGACGGAAACGGCGTCTTGCGGAACGCGCCGACTATCGCCGCTTCGCGTCCGCGCCCGCGAATCGTCGGCAATAATTGCTGCCCAACCAACGACTCCGGGACTTCCGTCAAGACCAGTTCCGTCCAATCGCGATAGGTCATCGCGCCGGTCTTCATTTCGAGCACATTCTGATTGGCCGGGAAGAAGTTCGAGAGGGTGACCTTCACGCCCGATTCCTGCGGACCTACGCACACAAAGTAATGCGGACGGAAGTTGTCGAACCCGTTGATGCCAAGCTCGACACGGCCCGCCGGGAAGGGCTTCTGCCAGACTTCATAGGTCCAGCCTTCCATGTTCTTCACGATCATGTCCGTCTTCTTGAAGCCGGACTCCTGCAACCAGAACGGCAGGACCTTCTGCTCGACGTTGTGCATCACCGACACCACGACGGGCACGTCCACATCGAAATACCAGTGCTTTGTCGCGAGGACCTGCTTTTCGGCGGGCGTGACAAAGGCTTCGGCCTGCGCCTCGTCGAGCGCATACAACTGATCCAGGTTCTTCTCCGAATACAGCCGCGTCACGACGGCGTCCATCACGGAGTCGATGGTGTTTTGCGCGTGTGCGGATATGGCCGCCGAGACAAGGCCAAAGAGCACGAAGAGAGACTTGAGTTTTCGAATAGTCATCGGGAGAGGCCTCCAAGAATAGCAGACATGATTAACAAGATTTACAAGATGGAGTGATTGCACTCACCCGGCTTGGCGCAGATCATCTTGAAAATCGTGCGAATCCTGTCGAGATCATGATTCTATTGCGCAGCTTTCGGTCCTGACTTTCCAGGAACGAAGATATCCTTGGGCGTTAGGTTAAGCGTCTTTGCAGCTTCCAGACAATACTCGATCTGCCCCATCTTCGGATAACGGCCGTTCGATCCGAACGAGAACTTCACGCCCGCGGCTTTCGCCATTGTCAGGAACG
The sequence above is a segment of the Candidatus Hydrogenedentota bacterium genome. Coding sequences within it:
- a CDS encoding metallophosphoesterase family protein yields the protein MTIRKLKSLFVLFGLVSAAISAHAQNTIDSVMDAVVTRLYSEKNLDQLYALDEAQAEAFVTPAEKQVLATKHWYFDVDVPVVVSVMHNVEQKVLPFWLQESGFKKTDMIVKNMEGWTYEVWQKPFPAGRVELGINGFDNFRPHYFVCVGPQESGVKVTLSNFFPANQNVLEMKTGAMTYRDWTELVLTEVPESLVGQQLLPTIRGRGREAAIVGAFRKTPFPSSDTPAPVYLTWSDDPRTTQNIQWRTNTAVTDGVAKVRVKGSNADYTETKAASLTMDDRMLANDRVCHWFTAVVRGLAPDTTYEYIVGSPTHNTWSKPAEFTTAPQDPKPFTFMHCSDTHSHEDWGVLMKNTLDRNPDVDFCVISGDLVGTGLEREDWDQTLVYGEPVFRTRPVMPAIGNHDAQLGLGAGMYLDIFGLPENGPKGIKPEAAYTFRYGNAQFFVLDVMSETKPQAEWLRDVLSKSDAVWKIAIFHFPLYSNDETYPLLEKAWGSLFDEFHVDLVLSGHVHEHMRSYPMRAGKRVASPAEGTVYVTSVSIPSGPAHAKPDWCEAYVGGGAFCNVIDVDAKRLRLRAFRNDGSVQDDFAIEK
- a CDS encoding CoA-binding protein, producing the protein MPKSIAIIGASTDRKKYGNKAVRAFRDGGWTVYPVNAKADEVEGLKCFARIDDVPEPIDRVSMYVPPTVGKGLLDAIAAKHPGELFFNPGSEDAEVMDLARAKGINVVNACSIVNIGLRPEMYPDE